A region of uncultured Carboxylicivirga sp. DNA encodes the following proteins:
- a CDS encoding 3'-5' exonuclease: protein MDICFVDFETTGIDVFKDNPLEIGAVLTNEFGDIKKTFSTLIKPRTGRQSSASAIEIHGLTFDKLQNSPNQKEVLNLFFETLGTNYRFAGWNINFDVTFFRRMCHIQKMMGLYNKIHYRHIDIQSIVYYLKFNQILPESCNRLDDLIKFFNLSRNKNHNALEDAKITAEVFRKLIQLKNS, encoded by the coding sequence ATGGATATTTGCTTTGTCGATTTTGAAACCACAGGTATAGATGTCTTTAAAGACAATCCACTTGAAATAGGAGCAGTCCTTACAAATGAATTTGGTGATATAAAAAAAACGTTCAGCACTTTGATTAAGCCTAGGACAGGACGACAAAGTTCAGCTTCAGCAATTGAAATTCATGGTTTAACTTTTGATAAATTGCAAAATAGCCCTAATCAAAAAGAAGTATTAAACCTATTTTTTGAAACGCTCGGCACTAACTATCGTTTTGCTGGTTGGAATATTAATTTTGATGTTACTTTTTTCAGAAGGATGTGCCATATTCAAAAAATGATGGGATTATATAATAAAATCCACTATAGGCATATTGATATACAATCAATTGTTTACTATTTAAAATTTAATCAAATTTTACCTGAATCATGTAATAGATTAGATGACTTGATAAAATTCTTTAATTTATCAAGAAATAAAAATCATAATGCTTTGGAAGATGCGAAAATAACTGCGGAGGTATTTAGAAAACTCATTCAGCTGAAGAATAGTTAG
- a CDS encoding IS256 family transposase produces MQAKALDQLMSGQSLTGKDGAFAPLLKQFLETALDAEMNGHLDRIERSNGNKRNGRGSKTLKTSAGEITIDTPQDRNSSFSPQIVKKRETVLADNLAPKIIGLYGLGMSFRDIASHIEEMYDVEISHSTLSEITERVIPHVKEWQCRPLEAMYTIVWLDAMHYKVKDGGKVVSRAVYNALAVNSEGRKELIGMYVSESEGANFWLSVLTDLKARGLEDILIASIDNLNGFAEAIATVFPKVEIQSCIVHQIRNSLKYVASKDQKAFMKDLKCVYQAANKSQAEQELQKLDDTWGKKYPVVLKSWHSNWEKLTAYFNYDAQIRKLIYTTNAVEGFHRQVRKVTKTKGVFPNDMALLKLIYLASEHISKKWTMPLANWAITAQQLHIRFGDRMKIDL; encoded by the coding sequence ATGCAGGCCAAAGCCCTCGATCAGTTAATGTCGGGGCAATCTTTAACAGGGAAAGACGGCGCATTTGCGCCGCTGCTAAAGCAATTTTTAGAAACAGCACTAGATGCGGAGATGAATGGCCACTTGGATAGAATAGAGCGTTCCAATGGTAATAAGCGCAATGGGAGGGGCAGTAAAACACTTAAAACATCAGCCGGTGAGATTACGATTGATACCCCACAGGATAGAAACAGTAGTTTTTCGCCTCAGATAGTAAAAAAGCGTGAAACGGTATTGGCCGATAACCTTGCTCCTAAAATAATTGGATTGTATGGCTTGGGGATGAGTTTTCGAGACATTGCTTCGCACATTGAGGAGATGTACGACGTGGAAATCTCCCACAGTACTTTGAGCGAAATCACCGAGCGGGTAATCCCCCATGTTAAAGAATGGCAATGCCGCCCTTTGGAGGCAATGTACACGATCGTTTGGCTCGATGCCATGCATTATAAGGTCAAGGACGGTGGCAAGGTTGTTAGTCGTGCTGTTTATAATGCATTAGCAGTCAACAGTGAGGGCCGGAAGGAGTTAATCGGAATGTACGTTTCTGAAAGCGAGGGAGCCAATTTTTGGCTCAGCGTATTGACCGATCTTAAAGCCCGTGGCTTAGAGGATATTCTGATCGCCAGCATCGACAACCTGAACGGTTTTGCCGAAGCCATCGCTACGGTGTTTCCCAAAGTGGAAATCCAGTCATGCATCGTCCACCAAATCCGTAACTCGCTCAAATATGTGGCTTCGAAAGACCAAAAGGCGTTCATGAAAGACCTAAAATGTGTCTACCAGGCGGCCAATAAGTCTCAGGCCGAACAGGAACTTCAAAAGCTGGACGATACGTGGGGTAAAAAATACCCCGTTGTGCTCAAATCATGGCATTCAAACTGGGAAAAGCTAACAGCCTACTTCAACTACGATGCTCAGATTCGCAAGCTGATTTACACGACCAATGCAGTGGAAGGGTTTCATCGACAGGTCCGGAAAGTGACCAAAACCAAGGGCGTGTTTCCCAATGACATGGCATTACTAAAGCTTATCTATCTGGCCTCTGAGCACATCTCAAAAAAATGGACAATGCCGCTTGCTAATTGGGCCATCACTGCCCAGCAGTTACATATCAGGTTTGGCGATAGGATGAAGATAGATTTGTAA
- a CDS encoding phosphoadenosine phosphosulfate reductase family protein — MTEVKHVLGISGGKDSAALALYLNKLYSKEVLPIEYYTCDTGRELDETYVLIEQLEHELQQPIKKYQDKNYKSTNEQNPFDYFWKKYGGFLPAQNARWCTKNLKLAPFEAEIGDSPTISYVGIRGDEDREGYISTKPNIQSIFPFRKNIWSVDVIKKVLSNDNIESITKYYKNHISHELFDKTIELVCKPISLSYSTNQKLNDLLDIDVVVFNKVVFDWLKTTDYPVGKLDYFPLVENKDILIRQDIFNLIEESNVDLPNYYLPREYEVDGEKGKYFRSRSGCFFCFYQQKIEWVWLLEQHPELFEEAKNYEKDGYSWIQGESLEQLSKPERVKNIKREHLKRMKKRYQNLQTNISWQDEILGVKKSNITSNPNWLDELLDAEGDGCASCFI; from the coding sequence ATGACTGAAGTTAAACATGTATTGGGTATAAGTGGTGGAAAAGATAGTGCAGCTTTAGCATTATATCTTAATAAACTGTATAGTAAAGAAGTGTTACCAATTGAATATTATACTTGTGATACCGGAAGAGAATTGGACGAAACATATGTTTTAATTGAGCAATTGGAACATGAGTTACAACAACCAATAAAGAAATATCAAGATAAAAATTACAAGAGTACAAATGAACAAAATCCTTTTGACTATTTCTGGAAAAAGTATGGTGGCTTTTTACCTGCTCAGAATGCTAGGTGGTGTACAAAGAATTTAAAGCTGGCACCATTTGAGGCAGAAATAGGAGATTCTCCAACAATTTCTTATGTTGGAATTAGGGGCGATGAAGATAGAGAGGGATACATATCAACTAAACCCAATATCCAATCAATATTCCCCTTCAGAAAAAATATCTGGAGTGTAGATGTAATCAAAAAAGTATTAAGCAATGATAATATTGAAAGCATAACTAAATATTATAAGAACCATATTTCTCATGAATTATTTGACAAGACTATAGAATTAGTATGCAAACCTATTTCATTATCCTATTCTACTAATCAAAAGTTGAATGATTTGTTGGATATTGATGTAGTGGTATTTAATAAAGTAGTTTTTGATTGGCTCAAAACAACAGATTATCCAGTTGGCAAGTTGGATTATTTTCCACTTGTTGAAAATAAGGACATATTAATTCGGCAGGATATTTTCAATTTAATAGAAGAAAGTAATGTGGATTTACCAAATTATTATCTTCCAAGAGAATATGAAGTTGATGGTGAAAAAGGAAAGTACTTTAGAAGTCGTTCCGGATGCTTTTTTTGCTTTTATCAACAAAAAATTGAATGGGTTTGGTTATTAGAGCAACACCCAGAACTTTTTGAAGAAGCGAAAAACTATGAAAAGGATGGTTATTCATGGATCCAAGGGGAAAGCTTGGAGCAATTATCAAAGCCGGAGAGAGTTAAGAATATTAAAAGAGAACATCTAAAAAGGATGAAAAAAAGATATCAGAATTTGCAGACTAATATTAGTTGGCAAGATGAAATTCTGGGTGTAAAAAAGTCTAATATCACATCAAATCCAAATTGGCTCGATGAGTTACTGGATGCCGAAGGTGATGGATGTGCGAGTTGTTTTATTTAA